The DNA region GCCGGAGGAGTTCTCGCGGGAGTAGATGATGATGGGGGCGTCCGCGCCGCCCAGCTGCTTCCAGTTGGTGATGTCGCCCACGTAGATGCCGCGCAGCTGCTCCACGGTGAGCGCGTTGAGCGGGTTGGCTTCGTTGACGTAGAAGGTGACGCCGTCCTTGGCCACCGGAATCTCCGTGCCGGTGGTGTTGTAGCGGGTGCGCAGCTTCTGCTTCTCCGCGTCCTTCATCTCGCGGCTGGACATGGCGATTTCGGTGGTGCCGTTCTGGAGCGCGGCGAGCCCCACGCCGGAGCCACCGCCGGTGACCTGCACCTTGGTGGACGCGTTCTTCTTCATGAACTCCTCGGCCCAGCGCTGGCCGAGGATGACCATGGTGTCGGAGCCCTTCACGGTGAGGGTGCCCGCCTGGGCGGCGAGCGGGAGGGCGAGCAGGACGGCGACGACGAGGGACTGGAGGAAGGCCTTCATGGTGGTGGCAGCTCCTGGAAACGGGGGGCCTAGTACTTGGCCTGCATCTGGAGGGTGAAGAGGTTGTCGTGCGGGTCCTTGGCCCCGTCGGGCGAGGCCGTCATCGGCATCTCGTAGGCGGCGGTGACCTTGAGGTTCTCGCCGAAGTAGTGGAGGAGGGCGACGCCCAGGGTGCCCACGGAGTTGGTGCTGGCGGGCTTGCCGTCCGTGGCGGCGTTCTTGCGGCCATTCTCCGGGTCGAACCAGTCGTAGCGGACGGCCACCGCGTCGGACAGGCCCACGTTCTGCACCAAGAGCGCGTACCAGCCGCTGGCGGGGATGCCCAGCTGTTCGACCTTCACGTCCCCGGAGCTCTTCGAATACGTCTTGCCGGTGATGTACTCGCCCTTCAGGGCCGTGGCGCCCCAGGGGACCACGTCCAGGTAGAGTTGCGCATCCAGTGCCACGCGGTCCCTCTCGTAGGCCTTGCGATAGGCATCGTTGGGACCCTTGGCAATGGAGTGGCCGTACCAGCCGGACACCCCGCCGGACAGCCAGCCCAGGTCGAAGCCCGCCCGGCCGATGAAGTCCTTCTCCTTGTCGTTGTCCGTGCCGATGAATCCCTGATTGAAGATTCCATCGCCGTCGAAGAGGCCGGCGCTGACGTTGACCTTGCCCTCCAGGAAGGTGCCGGCGAACTTGATGCCGCGGTCGCGCTCGTCGGGGAGGAAGGCGCGCACGACGCGGCTGCGCTCGGGCAGCTCGCGGTCGCTGGAGGACTGGACGGCCTCGTAGCCGAAGGGCCACTTCATCTGTCCGAGGGTGAGCGACAGCTGCTGGTGGGTGCCGGGGATGTAGAGGGTGGCCTCGGCGTCGCGGACGGTGACGCCGGTGGTGGGCACCGCGTCGATCTGCAGCATCAGCTGGGCCCAGTCCGTGGTGTAGGTCGTCTTGAGGCGACCGCGGCGCACGCTGAAGCGGCTGAAGCCGCCCGCGCCGGTGTCGTCCAGGCTCTCCTGGTACTGGTAGCGGGCCTGCACGTAGCCGGAGATCTTGAGCTTCTTGAGGGCGGACAGGTCGTTCTTGGTCTCGACGTTCTGCTCCTCCAGGGCGGCGACCTTCCCCTCCGCGTTGGTCATGCGCTCGTCGAGCTCGTCGAGCTTCTCCGCAGGGGTGACTACCGTGTCGGGCGTCAATCCCGCCTCCTGGGGGGCGTCGTCCGTGGCGGGCTCGGTGGGTTGCGTGGCGGCCTCCTGGGACGGCGTGGCCTGCTGGGCCCAGGCCGGGCTCAGGGTGACCGCGAGGAGGGTGGCGACAAGACGAGGCATCGGGAAGGGTTTCGGAAGGGTCACGAAACTGGCTTCTAGGTAACGTCCGTGTCCGTTTGAGGGCCGCCGTGCAACATCCACGTCACGAAACAATCCGCAATCAACCGGCCTCCGGGCTGACGATGCGGTAGCCCACGCCACGCACCGTCTCCAGCAGGGCGCGGGCGGGGCCCAGCTTGTCGCGCAGGCGCATGACGTGGGTGTCGATGGTGCGCGTCTCCAGGGACGAGGACAGGCCCCAGACCTCCTCGAGGAGCTGCTCGCGGGTCTGCACCCGGCCCATGCGGGTCATCAGGTGGCCGAGCAGGCGGAACTCGAGGGCGGTGAGGGGGACCTCCTTGTCCTCGACATAGAAGCGGTGCGCGGCCAGGTCGAGCTTGAGGCTGCCCAGCGCCAGCGGGGCGGTGGTGGCGCCACCCGGGGTGGCGGCGCCTCCGCGACGGAGGATGGCCTTGAGGCGCAGCACCAGCTCCCGCACGCTGAAGGGCTTGACGACGTAGTCGTCGGCGCCGACCTCGAAGCCGCGGATGCGGTCGGCCTCCTCGCCCTTCGCGGTGAGCATGACGATGAGCAGCCCGCGCGACGGATTGCTCGCCCGGAGCTGGCGGCAGACGTCGATGCCGGACATGTCCGGGAGCATCAGGTCCAGCAGGACCAGGTCCGGGGGGCGCTCCCGCGCCGCGACGAGCGCGGCGTCTCCGGTGCCGGCGAGCTGCGTGGTGAACCCCGCATCGCGCAGGTTGAAGTCGATGAGCTGGGCGAGGTCGGGTTCGTCGTCGACGATGAGGACGTGGGCCATGACGCCGCGAAGTCTGCGCCCCCCGATTTCCGTGCGCGTGACGCGTTTGCAACGATTGTGTGAGGAGCGCCTCGCGACGGAGGGCGGGCGGACGTGTGGCCCGGGCGCGTCCTCGCGCCCGGGCCCCGTCATGGCTTCCAGCGAACAGCCGGACAGGATGAAAGGCCTCCCTGCGGTCGCCGGGGGGCCGTTTCGCTACTGGACGTCGACCTCGAGGACCTGCTCGGACGTGTTGCCGGCGGCGTCGGTGGCGCGCAGCAGGACGACGTTGGCGCCGGAGCGGGAGAACGTCACCGTCGTGGTGGCGAGACTCGTGCCCGCGCCGACGTCCGCGCTGACGATCCAGTTGGCGGTGACGCGCACGGGCGTGAGGTCCGTCACCTGGGAGACGACGTCCACCGTCCAGGGCACGGTGGCGCCGGGGGCGGGGGAGACGACGCTGAGCACGGGGGCGGTGCGGTCCACCGTCACCTCGCGGCTCTGGGTGGCGATGCCGCCGGCGGTGTCGATGACGGTGAGGGTGAGGGTGTGGTGGCCCTCGGCCAGGTCCAGCCAGAGGACGGCGTGGCCGCCACCGGCGTCCGGCGTGAGGCGGATGGGGGCGCCGCCGTCGATGGTGAGCAGCACGACGCTGATGGGCGCGCCGCCGGGGCTGGCGGTGGCCCAACCGCAGGCCTTCACCTGGGCGGCGGACGTGTAGCGGGGCACGTCGCACATGACGAGGCCGGGCGGCGTGGCGTCGCGCTTCACGACGTGGATGGCGGTGGCGCAGGAGGCGGTGTGGCCCGCGGCGTCCGTGGCGGTGTACGTCACCGCCGTGGTGCCGAGCGGGTAGACGCCGGCGGCGGGCCCGCTGACGGTGGCGCCGCACGCGTCGGCGGCGGTGGCCGGCGCGGGCGTGACATAGGCGCCGTCCGGGCCCGTGGCGTCGACGATGCGCTCGGCGGGGCAGACGATGGTGGGCGGGGTGACGTCCACCACGGTGACGGTGGCGGTGCAGCTGTCGGTGGCCTGGCCGTCGGAGACGGTCAGCGTGACGGCGTGGGTGCCCACGGCGAAGGGACCTGGGGGGGACTGGGAGACGGAGAACGGGCCCGGGTGCTGGTCCGGATCATGGCTGCCGTCGTCGACGTTCGCCGGGGCGCCGCAGGTGGAGGGGCCGGCATTCACGGTGACGTCGCGGCACACGGCGACCGGCGGGGTGTTGGTGGAGCAGGCCAGGTCGAGCGGCGCGTTGCGGGTGTTGTTGGTCTCGATGCACTCCGTCTCGCGGCCGGTGCCCGTGCCGTCGTCGTCCGCCACGGCCCAGACGTCGCCGGTGCCGCCCGGCGGCGTGGGGAGCGCGAGCGTGACGAGCGCGTCGCCGCCGGCGGGGAGCACGGCGGCCAGCGTGGCGACGCCGAGCAGGGTGCCCCCGGCGGTGGGGTTGCCCAGGTAGAAGGCCACGTGCATGCCGGCGGAGGTGGCGGCGTCACCCTGGTTCACGACGCGCGCGTTCAGGTGGAGCGTGCCCGTCGTCCGGTCGCAGGCGGAGGACACCTCGCTCACGACGAGGTCGGCCGCGGCGTAGGGGCTGGTGTTGCCGGTGCCCTGGGTGTTGGCGCGGAAGGTGTTGAGGCCGGGCGTCAGCCAGTTGGCGACGTAGCTGGCGGGGACGGTGCCGTCGTCGTTGATGTGGGTGACGGAGTAGGCGTGCTGGTTCCAGATGCGGCGGGTGTTGACCCAGCCGTCCTTGCGGTCGCGGAACACGCGGATGCCGTTGGGGCCGGAGAACGCGTAGTTGTTGGCCGCCACCACGATTTCGGCGTTGTCGTCGCCGTCCACGTCGACGACGAGCGGGTTCTCGTACGTCGTGCCGGACGCGTGCTGCACGTCGAAGCGCACCGCGCCGGTGGCGCCGTCGTAGATGCGCAGCCGGAGCTCGTCGCCGTAGATGACCTCCGCCTTGCCGTCGCCCTCGAAGTCGAAGGTGGACGAGCCCGTGACGTTGGAGCTGTTGTCCTGAGTGGGGCTGGACCACTTCACCGCGCCGTGGGTTTCGAAGACGGCGTAGCGCGAAGCGCCCGCCACGCCGATCTCCGGCTGACCGTCCGCGTCGAAGTCCGCGATGTTGGGCGCGCCGCCCGTGCCGCCGCCCGGCAGCACCTGCGTCCAGAGGATGGCGCAGTCGTCGTCCATCAGCGACACGCGGCCGCCATGGACGAGGACGACCTCGCCCGCGGGGTCCGCGTCGAAGTTGGCGACACCGGTGAGCGCCGCGGGGGCGGCGGTGTTCTGGCACTTCAGCGTGCCGTCGTGGCGGTAGATGCTCGAGCCGATGATGACCTCCTGGAGGCCGTCACCGTCGAGGTCCACCGCGTAGCTGATGGAGCCCACCGGACCGGAGAAGGCCGTGGGCGCCACCCACTTCACCACGCCGGTGTTGGTGAAGACGTGGTTGCCATTGATGATCTCCACCGTGCCGTCGCCGTCCAGGTCGGAGAAGGACACGCCGCCCCAGTTGTTCGAGGACACCGTCGTGCGGAACTTGAAGGCGCCGGTGTTCTCGAAACAGATGAAGCCGGTGCCGCTCTCCGGAATCGCGCACAGCTCCACCCGCCCGTCGCCGTCGATGTCCGCGCCCGCCACGCTCGCCGCGCCGCGCACGCGCAGGGCCGGGTCCGTCACCGTCCAGAGGTCGCTGCCATCCGCGCCGCTGATGGCGCGCAGCACGCCGTTGGTCGTGTAGTCGCCTCCGGTGAAGGTGCTGAAGACGACGTCGGGGACACCGTCGCCGTTCACCTCCACGACGATGGGCGTCATCATGACCTGGTTGTGCGTGGGCATGACCGGGCTGCCCGTCCAGGCCCACTCCAGCTCCGGCTCGAAGTTCGGGTCGAAGGGCGGGATGACCTGACATTCACCGTTGGCCGCCGCCTCCCGCGCCGCCAGGTCGGAGGACTCCGTCGCCGCCGTCTCCGCGCACGCCGTCAGCGCCAGCATCCCCAGCCCGGACAGCCAGAGACCTTTCTTCCAATTTCTTCCGTATTGCACGTGCCTCACCTTTGTCTGGTTTTGAATGGTGAGGGGTCCGTATAGTGAGCCGCTTCAAAGTCTTGCAAGTGAGTCAAAAGCTACTGCGCGCGCACGTGGACGGGATGGCAGTGATTGACGGCACGGCCCGCGTGGAGGCGGCTCGCCGCGGTGAGCCATGGGGCCGCGTGACGGGTGGGGGAGGAGATGACGCTCGGGGAGCAAGCATGGGCGCCGGGTCTTCGCGGTTGTTGATATCTTGGAAAACCCCGGGTGATTGGTGTGTCGGCCCGAGTGGTTCCACGGACGGGGCCGCTATGTCACAAGGGTGGAATCCCGCACCGTATGAGCTCACCAGACTCGCCATCGACGCCCCCCGAGACGCCGCCGCCGGTGACGCTGCCGGTCCCCACGTTGACGCCCACGCCGGGAGAGCTGGCGCATGCCCAGCGGCGGGGTGGGCGCTCCGCCCTGCTGGGGTTGGGGCTGGTCGGGGTGGTGGCGCTGACGAGTCCGGTGCTCGGCTACCTGGAGGACGTGGACAACGCGCGCGAGGAGCTGCTGGACCACCTGTCGAACCAGGCGCGGGTGCAGGCGGACGCGCTGGGGGTCCACCTGGTCCTGCTGGAGGCGGAGCTGGCGCGCGTGGCGGGCCATCCGACGCTGCTGCCCGAGGACGGCGCGTCGCCCGCGGAGCGCGCGCTGCTCGACAGCGCCTTCTACCACTCGTCGCTGTTCTCCGAGGGCGTGGCGCTGCTGGGGCCTCGTGGGGAGCGCGTGTGGAGCGACCCGCCGGGCATGACGCTCGGCGCGTCGCCCATCACCCGCCGGCCCTGGTTCCAGGAGATGGTGGCGCGGCGCGCGCCCTCCATCGACCTGATGGAGGGGGAGGGCGGGCCGCTGGTCGTCGCGGTGCCCATGGTCAAGGAAGGGCAGCTCAAGGGGGTGCTCCTGGGGGAGGTGCGCACGGAGGCCCTGCCCACGCGCGCCACGGAGGAGACCGCGCTGTTCCTCATGGATGCCCAGGGGCGGCTGCTGCTGCCGGCGCCGCCGCTGGCGCACCCCGAGGGGTTCTCCTCGCAGCTTCGCGCGCTGGCGAAGGCGCCGGGCCCGGTGATGGTGGACGGCACGCGGATGATGGGGGCGGCGGCCTGGGTGGGGCGCACCGACCTGCTGCTGGTGGTGCTGGAGGAGGAGGAGGCCGCCACGGCGGGGCTGCGCTCGCGCTTCCTGCGGCAGCTGGCCTTCCACATCGCGCTGCTCATCTGCACGCTCGCGCTGTTCCTCGTGCTGTTGCGGCACTCGTACCGCTCGCTCCTGGAGGCGGAGGAGCGGCTGCGCCGGCAGGAGACGATGGCCGCGCTGGGCACGGCGGCGTCGCTCATCGCGCACGAGGTGAAGAACGCCCTCAACGGCATCCAGGCGGCGCTGTCCGTGCTGCGCGCGACGCCCGCGGGCAGCGAGCTGCCGGTGCGGGGGCTGCGCTCCCAGGTGGAGCGACTGGGGCACCTGGCGCGCTCGCTCTTGTCGTTCGGCGCGCCGCGCGCCGCGCTGCGCCGCAGCTGTGACCTTCACCTGCTGGTGGAGGAGGCGCTGCAGGCGGTGCGCATGCTGCCGGAGTCGGAGGCGGTGGAGCTGCGCACGTCGCTGGAGGAGGGGCTCACCTTGCAGGGGGACGCCGCGCTGCTGGTGTCGGCCATCGACAACCTGGTGCGCAACGCGGTGGAGGCCGGCGCGGTGGCGAGGGACACGGGCCTGCGCCCCGCGCCCTGGGTGTCGGTGAACCTGTCGAGGGAGGGAGGGGAGGCGGTGCTGCTGGTGGAGGACAACGCGGGGGGCGTGGACCCCCGGCTCGAGCCCCGGCTGTGGGAGCCCTTCGCCACCGGACGGGCCAAGGGCGTGGGCCTGGGATTGCCCATGGCGCGCACGTCCGTGGAGGCGCATGGTGGCAGTCTGACCTATACCCGTCGTCCACAGGGCAGCATGTTCACGCTGCGGCTTCCCCTGGAGCGCCCGTCATGAGCACCCATCTGTTGCTGGTGGACGACGACCGGACCTTCGCCTCGCTGGCGGCCACCGTGCTGAAGCAGGAGGGCTTCCGCGTGACGGTGGCGCACTCGCTCCACGACGCCCGCTCCTCGCTCGCGCGGCAGGCCCCCGAGGTGGTGGTGCTCGACCGGCGCCTGCCGGATGGGGATGGCATCCACTTCCTTCCCGAGCTGCGGGCCCAGTTCCCGGACACCGCGGTGATGATGGTGACGGCGCACGGCGACATCGCCAGCGCGGTGGACGCCATCAAACAGGGCGCGCGCGACTACCTGTCCAAGCCGGTGGAGCTGGACGACCTGGTGCTGCGCGCGAAGCGGGCGGTGGCGGACCTGCAGCTGCACGAGCGGTTGCAGCGCGCGGAGAGCGAGCTGGGCGGGCGGCGCCGGCTCCTGCGTCCGCGCGCCCCGGCGATGCTGGCCGCGCTGCAGATGGTCGAGCGCATCGCCAAGGCGCCGCGCAGCCCGGTGCTCATCACCGGGGAGACGGGTGCGGGCAAGGAGGTGCTCGCGCGGCACCTGTACACGGTGCAGGGAGGGCAGGGGCCCTTCGTCCACGTCAACTGCGCCGCGCTGCCGTCCGCGCTGGTGGAGAGCGAGCTGTTCGGCCACGAGCGCGGCGCCTTCACCGACGCGCGCGCGGCCCGCCGCGGGCTGGTGGAGGTGGCCGACGGCGGCGTGCTCTTCCTGGACGAGATTGGCGAGCTGCCGCTGAGCCTGCAGGCCAAGCTGCTCACGTTCCTGGACCAGGGGGCCTTCCGCCGCCTGGGCGGCACGGCGGAGCTGACGAGCAACGCGCGCGTGGTGACGGCCACCAACCGCGACCTCACCCGCGAGGTTGCGGAGGGGCGCTTCCGCGAGGACCTCTACTTCCGCCTCAGCGTCTTCCGCGTGGAGATTCCGCCGCTGCGCGAGCGGCGGGAGGACGTGCTGCCGCTGGCGGAGTCGCTGCTGGTGGAGCTGTGCGCGGAGCTGGGGCGCCGTCCGGTGGACTTCTCCCCGGCGGCCCGCGCGCGGCTGGAGCGCTACCCCTTCCCGGGCAACGTGCGCGAGCTGCGCAACGTGCTGGAGCGCGCGCTGGTGCTCGAGACGGGGCCCGCGCTGGAGCTCCAGGCCCTGGAGCCCCGGGGCGGCAGCGGGCCGGCCACGGTGGACCCGGATGCCTTCGTCGTGTCGGGGCCTCCGCGCTCCGTCGACGAGGTGGAGCGGCTGTACGTCAAGCACGTCCTCGCCCGGCTGGACGGCCGGCGCATGGAGGCCGCCAAGGCCCTGGGCCTGTCCTACCCCACGTTCCTCCGCAAGCTGGAGGAGCCCTGAGCCGGGCTCCCCCGCGCCAGGGCGCTTCAATTTCCTTTCCGCAAGTTTCTTGAAGTCCGCCGCGCCCACTTCAAATTGTTTGCATGGGCCGGCGGCCTCCGGATGAGCGGCTCCCTCTGGGAGCGTCGCCTCCGGAAGTGGCACGCATGTTGCCATGACGCACCGCGAGACTTGGCGTGCGCCACCCCTGGGTGGCGTCTTCTCGTGGAGGTGTATGGCGATGTCGACGAGTCATGGGGGCGGAGGCCTGGCCTGGAAGACGTGGGCCGCGGACCTGCCTGCCTCCCTGGTGGTGTTCCTGGTGGCGTTGCCGCTGTGCATGGGCATCGCGCTGGCTTCGGGTGCGCCCATCGTGTCCGGTCTCATCGCGGGTGTGGTGGGTGGACTGGTGGTGGGCTTGTTGGGCGGCGCGCCGCTGCAGGTGAGCGGGCCCGCGGCGGGCCTGGCGGTGATGGTGTTCGGCTTCATCCAGCAGATGGGGCTGGCGATGACGTGCGCGGCGGTGGCGGCCGCGGGGTTGTTGCAGATGCTATTTGGTGGCTTGAAGGTCGCGCGCGCGGCGCTGGCCATCTCGCCGGCGGTGATTCACGGCATGCTGGCCGGCATCGGCATCCTCATCGTGCTGGGGCAGGTCCACATCGTGCTGGGCGGCAGTCCCCAGTCGAACGCGTGGCAGAACGTGAAGGAGCTGCCCGAGCAGCTCGTCGGGTTGCACGGCCCCGCGGCGGTGCTGGGCCTGGTGACGATTGGATTGATGGTGGCGTGGCCCTACCTGGCCAAGGGCAAGCTGAAGCTCGTCCCCGCGCCGCTGGTGGCGGTGGTGGGGGCCACGGCGGTGTCGGTGTTCTGGGGCGCGGACGTGGCGCGCGTGGAGCTGCCGGCCAATGTGTTCAGCAACATGCAGTTGCCGGCGCTGCCCACGGGGAACTGGGGCACGTTCGTGGCGGCGGTGCTGTCGTTGGCGCTGGTGGCCAGCGCGGAGTCGCTGTTGTCCGCGGTGGCCACGGACAAGATGCACACGGGGCCCCGGGCGAACCTGGACAAGGAGCTGTTCGCGCAGGGCGTGGCGAACACGGTGTCCGGGCTCGTGGGTGGCCTGCCGATCACGGGCGTCATCGTCCGCAGCGCGGCGAACATCGCGGCGGGCGCGAAATCGCGGGCCTCGGCATTACTGCATGGCGTCTGGCTGCTGCTGTTCGTTACGATGCTGGGCTCGGTGGCGGGGCTGGTGCCCCTGACGGTGCTGGCGGGCCTGCTCGTGGTCGTCGGCGCGAAGCTGGTCAACATGCACCACATCCGCGAGCTGTCGCGTCGCGGGGAAGTGCTCGTCTACGCGGTGACGGTGGCGGGCGTCGTCGGCATCAACCTGTTGGCGGGTATCGGGTTGGGATTGCTGGTGGCGGTGCTGCGGTTGTTGTGGCGTCTGGGCAGCGTCCAGGTCGACGTGGCCCAGGTCCAGGGGGTGTACGAGGTCCGGGTGACGGGCTCGCTCACCTTCGTGGGCGTGCCGCGTCTGTCCACCGCGCTGGCGCAGGTGCCTCCGGGGGCGACGGTGAAGATCGACCTCGCGGTCGACACCCTGGATCACTCCGGCTTCGAGGCGCTCGAGAGCTGGAGCGACACGTACCGCAAGACGGGTGGCTCCGTGTCCATGGAGTCGCTCGAGGAAGTCTGGGTCCGCAGCGGAACGACGCGGCCCACGCAGCAGGTTCTCGGTTCGCAGATTTCGTCCAACACTCTCGCCTCCGAAGGTGCCCGATGAAGAAGCTCATTCGTGGTCTGCTGGACTTCCAGCTCAAGGGCCGGCCCGCCTATCGGGAGATGTTCGCGCGCCTGGCCGACGGTCAGTCTCCGGATTGTCTCTTCATCTCCTGCTCCGACAGCCGGCTGGTGCCCAACCTGCTGGTGTCCACGGACCCGGGCGACCTGTTCGTCGTGCGCAACGTGGGCAACCTCGTGCCGCCGTCGGACGCGACGGGGGTCTCCACGGGCGACCAGTCCGAGGCGGCGGCGCTGGAGTTCGCGCTGAGCAACCTGGAGGTGGAGGACGTGGTCATCTGCGGCCACTCGAGCTGCGGCGCGATGAAGGCGCTGCTGGGCGGAGGCCAGGTGCCGGGCGCGCCGAACCTGTCGCGCTGGCTGGAGCATGGCGAGGCCGCGCTGCGCACGCTCAAGGCGGGCAGCACCGTGGGCGAGGGCCTGTCCGAGTACGACCGGCTGTCGCAGCTCAACGTCCTCCAGCAACTGCGGCACGTGGGCAGCTACCCCGTGGTGAAGGAGCGCGTCGCCGCCGGCAAGCTGCGGCTGCACGGCTGGTGGTTCGACATCGGCAGCGCGCAGGTGCACGTGTGGCGGTCCGCGCACGGGCGCTTCATCCCCATGACGGAGCTGGTGGGCGAGGCGCTCTTGCGAGAGCTGAGCGGCGACGTGCTCAGCCCCGGTGACGGGCTCGTCGCCAGCAACGAGAACGGCGTGGCCAACGGCGATGGCCGGCACCTGTCCGTCGCCGGGACCTGATTCGGGGAAGTCCCGGAGCAGGCAGCCAGGGGAGCGGCCTCGAACGGGGCCGTGACTCGTGGTTGGAATTCGCGTGGGGGAGGGGAAGGATGCGGCTCCACGTCGCATGACTCCCCTCCTCTTCACGTTCGTCGTCCTGGGCATCTCCGTGGGTGCGGGCCTTCTGGGCTCGCTGCTGGGCATCGGGGGTGGGCTCATCCTCATCCCGGTGCTCACCCTGTGGCTCAAGGTGGACATCCACTACGCGGTGGGTGCGTCCATCGTCTCCGTCATCGCCACCTCGAGCGGCGCGGCCGCGGCCTACGTGCGCGAGCGCATGGCGAACCTGCGCGTGGCCATGTTCCTGGAGGTGGCCACGACGGCGGGCGCGCTCACCGGGGCCTTCCTCGCGGGGCGCGTGGGGGGACGGGGCGTGTACCTCGTCTTCGGCGCCGTCATGGCGTACTCGGCGCTGGTGATGTTGCGCCGCATGCGCGCGGGGGCGGCGGCGCCCGTGCCCGAGGACGCGCTGGCGGACCGGCTGGGGCTGCACGGCAGCTACTGGGACGAGGCCGCGGGGCGCGAGGTGGACTACCGCGTCACCCGCCCGCTGGCGGGCCTGGGGCTGATGTACGTCGCGGGCACGGTGAGCGGGATGCTGGGCATCGGCTCGGGCGCGCTGAAGGTGCCGGCCATGGACCTGGCCATGCGGCTGCCGCTCAAGGTGTCCACGGCCACCAGCAACTTCATGATTGGCGTGACGGCGGCGGCCAGCGCGGGCGTGTACTTCGCCCGGGGCCACATCGACCCGTTCATCGCGGGGCCGGTGTGCGTGGGCGTCACGCTGGGGGCCTGGCTGGGGTCGCGCCACCTGATGGGCCGCGTCAACGCGCTGTGGCTGCGCGCGCTCTTCGTGGGCGTGCTGCTGTGGGTGGCCTTCGAGATGCTGCGCAAGGGGTGGGCGTCATGAACGACGCGCCGAAGCCGGAGTCCGTCTCCGCGACGTCGAGCGACGATGCGCAGGGGGCGCTGGTGGCGGAGTTGCTCATCAGCGACCTCTTGCGCTACGGCGTGCTCGCGAGCCTGTCGCTGGTGACGCTGGGCACGCTGGTGACGTTCTTCCGCCACCCGGACTACCTGGTGTCGTCGGAGGCGCTCGAGCGGCTCACCGCGCCGCACCCGGTGCCGCACGGGCTGACGGACGTGGTGGCCGGGGCGCTGGCCGCGCGAGGCCAGTCCTTCGTCATGGCGGGGCTCCTGGTGATGATGGCGGTGCCGGTGGCGCGCGTGGGGCTGTCGCTGCTCATCTTCCGCCAGCAGCGCGACCGGCTCTACGTCGTCATCACCGCCGTGGTGCTGGCGCTGCTGGGCGTGTCGTTCCTGCTGGGCGCGGCCGAGGGCTGAGCGGCCTTCACCGCCCCGCGCCGGCGCGGCGCACGGGGCGGCCCGGCGTGGCCCACCAGTCCAGCCGGAAGCCCTTCTTGCCGGAGGGCTGCAGCGCGGCCACCGTGCCCTTGCGCAGCTTGTCCGGCGCCGCCTCGCCGCCGCCGGCCTCCAGCGCGAGCGCGAGCGCCTTCTCCAGCGACGGGTTGTGGCCCACCAGGGCGAAGCCGGGCCCCGACTCGCGGGCCAGCTGGAGGATGTGCTTGTGCGCGCCCTTGCGGGGGACCAGCGCCGGGTGGACCTCCACCTGGGACAGGCCGAAGCACTCGGCGAGCAGCTCCGCCGTCTGGACCGCGCGCACCAGGGGGCTGGTGAATACGCCCACCAGGGGCGTCAGCCGGGCCA from Myxococcus stipitatus includes:
- a CDS encoding sigma-54-dependent transcriptional regulator, with translation MSTHLLLVDDDRTFASLAATVLKQEGFRVTVAHSLHDARSSLARQAPEVVVLDRRLPDGDGIHFLPELRAQFPDTAVMMVTAHGDIASAVDAIKQGARDYLSKPVELDDLVLRAKRAVADLQLHERLQRAESELGGRRRLLRPRAPAMLAALQMVERIAKAPRSPVLITGETGAGKEVLARHLYTVQGGQGPFVHVNCAALPSALVESELFGHERGAFTDARAARRGLVEVADGGVLFLDEIGELPLSLQAKLLTFLDQGAFRRLGGTAELTSNARVVTATNRDLTREVAEGRFREDLYFRLSVFRVEIPPLRERREDVLPLAESLLVELCAELGRRPVDFSPAARARLERYPFPGNVRELRNVLERALVLETGPALELQALEPRGGSGPATVDPDAFVVSGPPRSVDEVERLYVKHVLARLDGRRMEAAKALGLSYPTFLRKLEEP
- a CDS encoding SulP family inorganic anion transporter is translated as MSTSHGGGGLAWKTWAADLPASLVVFLVALPLCMGIALASGAPIVSGLIAGVVGGLVVGLLGGAPLQVSGPAAGLAVMVFGFIQQMGLAMTCAAVAAAGLLQMLFGGLKVARAALAISPAVIHGMLAGIGILIVLGQVHIVLGGSPQSNAWQNVKELPEQLVGLHGPAAVLGLVTIGLMVAWPYLAKGKLKLVPAPLVAVVGATAVSVFWGADVARVELPANVFSNMQLPALPTGNWGTFVAAVLSLALVASAESLLSAVATDKMHTGPRANLDKELFAQGVANTVSGLVGGLPITGVIVRSAANIAAGAKSRASALLHGVWLLLFVTMLGSVAGLVPLTVLAGLLVVVGAKLVNMHHIRELSRRGEVLVYAVTVAGVVGINLLAGIGLGLLVAVLRLLWRLGSVQVDVAQVQGVYEVRVTGSLTFVGVPRLSTALAQVPPGATVKIDLAVDTLDHSGFEALESWSDTYRKTGGSVSMESLEEVWVRSGTTRPTQQVLGSQISSNTLASEGAR
- a CDS encoding carbonic anhydrase, with the translated sequence MKKLIRGLLDFQLKGRPAYREMFARLADGQSPDCLFISCSDSRLVPNLLVSTDPGDLFVVRNVGNLVPPSDATGVSTGDQSEAAALEFALSNLEVEDVVICGHSSCGAMKALLGGGQVPGAPNLSRWLEHGEAALRTLKAGSTVGEGLSEYDRLSQLNVLQQLRHVGSYPVVKERVAAGKLRLHGWWFDIGSAQVHVWRSAHGRFIPMTELVGEALLRELSGDVLSPGDGLVASNENGVANGDGRHLSVAGT
- a CDS encoding sulfite exporter TauE/SafE family protein, with amino-acid sequence MTPLLFTFVVLGISVGAGLLGSLLGIGGGLILIPVLTLWLKVDIHYAVGASIVSVIATSSGAAAAYVRERMANLRVAMFLEVATTAGALTGAFLAGRVGGRGVYLVFGAVMAYSALVMLRRMRAGAAAPVPEDALADRLGLHGSYWDEAAGREVDYRVTRPLAGLGLMYVAGTVSGMLGIGSGALKVPAMDLAMRLPLKVSTATSNFMIGVTAAASAGVYFARGHIDPFIAGPVCVGVTLGAWLGSRHLMGRVNALWLRALFVGVLLWVAFEMLRKGWAS
- a CDS encoding DUF1634 domain-containing protein → MNDAPKPESVSATSSDDAQGALVAELLISDLLRYGVLASLSLVTLGTLVTFFRHPDYLVSSEALERLTAPHPVPHGLTDVVAGALAARGQSFVMAGLLVMMAVPVARVGLSLLIFRQQRDRLYVVITAVVLALLGVSFLLGAAEG
- a CDS encoding SixA phosphatase family protein is translated as MTPRELPLLLVRHAVAEDTHALGDEARALTPEGRALFRQHARKLARLTPLVGVFTSPLVRAVQTAELLAECFGLSQVEVHPALVPRKGAHKHILQLARESGPGFALVGHNPSLEKALALALEAGGGEAAPDKLRKGTVAALQPSGKKGFRLDWWATPGRPVRRAGAGR